In a genomic window of Natranaerovirga pectinivora:
- a CDS encoding sodium:solute symporter family protein: protein MSLGAWLWIITIAMCSVFLVISLKVKKQAQSSFLNYAIGGKSFPIHLILFTQFATIMGVGNFIGHAGKGYEVGLPWLAFILGEQGSKIIFALFFAGLAGKFTYSTFPEMIDDIIARDKISRALGGILASMIMIAWVGGQGRAFGHIFNIVTGVEPIPIIILFTVAFIVYTTLGGVYSVVWTDLFQGILVLIFGTAFYIYAFSPVNWSFVELGARLTEVGRAELWTFSGTNGVELLTKFVTGCIGILVAQIYWQRCFAAKDKKTARNGLLWSGIVAIIFVILTALVGMVILTLNSGLKPDDAMPWFMLNYVPTGMAAMIFALVLAAGMSSADSNLNSASVLVTNDLVKPFRKDMTDAQLVKCSKALTIVIGIFACVSAIYAQSILSLFSRAYAMAGGGLVPLLVVGLLWKERKSEAFEMGTKNSKVTPWAARVGIVTGAVLTQIPALGPNRVLIALAVSALLIVVISLFTKIPPPQVQEEEIMENLSVEG from the coding sequence ATGAGTTTAGGCGCATGGCTGTGGATTATTACTATTGCAATGTGTTCTGTGTTTCTAGTCATCTCGCTAAAGGTAAAAAAACAAGCTCAATCTAGTTTTTTAAATTATGCAATAGGTGGCAAATCATTTCCAATTCATCTTATTTTATTTACTCAATTTGCAACTATAATGGGTGTAGGAAATTTTATTGGTCACGCTGGAAAAGGCTATGAAGTTGGTTTGCCATGGTTAGCATTTATCTTAGGGGAGCAAGGTTCAAAGATTATTTTTGCACTATTTTTTGCAGGTTTAGCAGGTAAATTTACTTATAGTACATTCCCAGAAATGATTGATGACATTATTGCAAGAGATAAAATCAGTAGAGCTTTAGGTGGAATTTTAGCTTCTATGATTATGATTGCTTGGGTAGGTGGTCAAGGGAGAGCTTTTGGCCATATCTTTAATATTGTTACAGGTGTTGAACCCATACCAATTATTATATTATTTACAGTTGCCTTTATTGTCTATACAACCTTAGGTGGGGTTTATTCCGTTGTATGGACTGACTTGTTCCAAGGGATATTAGTACTTATTTTTGGAACTGCTTTTTATATTTATGCTTTCTCACCAGTTAATTGGAGTTTTGTAGAACTAGGCGCAAGATTAACAGAGGTAGGAAGAGCTGAGTTATGGACATTTAGCGGTACCAATGGTGTAGAACTACTTACAAAATTTGTTACAGGATGTATTGGTATTTTAGTTGCACAAATTTATTGGCAAAGATGTTTTGCTGCAAAAGATAAGAAAACAGCAAGAAATGGGCTATTATGGAGTGGTATTGTAGCCATTATTTTTGTTATTTTAACAGCATTAGTTGGAATGGTCATTTTAACCCTTAATAGTGGTTTAAAACCAGATGATGCAATGCCTTGGTTTATGTTAAATTATGTACCTACAGGAATGGCAGCTATGATCTTTGCCTTAGTTTTAGCAGCTGGTATGTCTTCTGCAGATTCTAACCTTAACTCGGCTTCAGTGTTAGTAACCAATGATCTTGTAAAACCTTTCAGGAAAGACATGACAGATGCTCAATTGGTTAAATGTTCAAAAGCATTAACAATTGTAATTGGTATATTTGCTTGTGTGTCTGCTATTTATGCCCAGTCAATTTTAAGCTTATTTTCAAGGGCTTATGCCATGGCAGGTGGAGGTTTAGTACCATTACTTGTTGTAGGTTTATTATGGAAAGAAAGAAAATCTGAAGCTTTTGAAATGGGTACAAAAAACAGTAAAGTTACCCCATGGGCTGCTAGAGTTGGTATTGTTACAGGTGCTGTTTTAACACAGATTCCAGCCTTAGGGCCAAATAGAGTTTTAATAGCCCTTGCTGTTTCAGCACTGCTTATTGTAGTGATATCATTATTTACAAAAATACCACCACCACAAGTTCAAGAAGAAGAAATCATGGAAAACTTGAGCGTTGAAGGTTAG
- a CDS encoding (2Fe-2S)-binding protein, with amino-acid sequence MCNEIICRCEEITKEEIEKVIEDGAQTANEIKRFTRAGMGLCQGRTCRGLVERLIKEKTGIEPQNIVPSGYRQPVRPIKIGQLGLKNEQN; translated from the coding sequence ATGTGCAATGAAATAATCTGTAGATGTGAAGAAATAACTAAGGAAGAAATTGAAAAAGTTATTGAAGATGGGGCACAGACAGCAAATGAAATAAAGCGTTTTACAAGGGCGGGCATGGGATTATGTCAAGGGAGAACTTGTAGAGGGTTAGTTGAGAGATTAATTAAAGAAAAAACTGGCATAGAACCTCAAAATATTGTGCCTTCTGGGTATAGACAACCTGTAAGACCTATTAAAATAGGTCAATTAGGATTAAAAAATGAACAAAACTAA
- a CDS encoding (2Fe-2S)-binding protein — translation MNKTNLERLILLSRIDSHPILGELDINKEVTLMIDGEVCKAYEGDMIASAMYANGKRVFRYTKKFHKPRGLFCAIGKCTDCIMTVNGVPNIRTCITPVEDGMIIETQEGLGQWERSEGL, via the coding sequence ATGAACAAAACTAATTTAGAAAGGTTGATTTTATTGTCTCGAATTGATTCTCATCCTATATTAGGCGAGTTAGATATAAATAAAGAAGTAACTTTAATGATTGATGGTGAAGTTTGTAAGGCTTATGAAGGTGATATGATTGCTTCGGCTATGTATGCTAATGGTAAAAGAGTTTTTAGATATACAAAGAAATTTCATAAGCCAAGAGGACTCTTTTGTGCTATTGGAAAATGTACAGATTGTATTATGACAGTAAATGGGGTTCCAAATATAAGAACTTGCATCACACCAGTAGAAGACGGTATGATTATTGAAACCCAAGAAGGGTTAGGACAATGGGAAAGAAGTGAAGGTTTATGA
- a CDS encoding NAD(P)/FAD-dependent oxidoreductase, which yields MIHKEIVIVGGGPAGLSAGIEAAKYGAEVLIIDENHLVGGQLFKQIHKFFGSREHKAGMRGFSIGRDLLEEINKSENIELWLNSEVIGINKEKELLVVPKDQGVVEIKAEKIILATGAIEKSIYFPGWDLPGVMGAGAAQTMMNVHRILPGKKVLMIGSGNVGVIISYQMIQGGAEVVGILEASSTLGGYGVHTAKVTRAGVPFYRPYTIKRAIGEDCVEGAEIVQIDSQWQPVEGTEVILEVDLICMATGFNPLTELAWMSGCQFTYIPELGGQVPTHNDRLETTVKGIYIAGDISGIEEASTAMEEGKLAGVHAAHSLGYLSKEKEKVERNKIWERLNDLRSGPMDIKRKNGKELMFLKYNEGCIND from the coding sequence ATGATCCATAAAGAAATTGTAATTGTTGGTGGTGGTCCAGCAGGATTGTCAGCTGGAATAGAAGCTGCAAAGTATGGGGCAGAAGTATTAATCATAGATGAAAATCACCTTGTAGGTGGTCAACTTTTTAAGCAAATTCATAAGTTTTTTGGTTCTAGAGAACATAAAGCGGGTATGAGAGGGTTTAGCATTGGTAGAGACTTATTAGAAGAGATTAATAAAAGTGAAAATATTGAGCTATGGCTTAATTCAGAAGTCATTGGTATTAACAAAGAAAAAGAACTTTTAGTTGTTCCAAAAGATCAAGGGGTTGTAGAAATTAAAGCCGAAAAAATTATACTAGCAACAGGAGCAATTGAAAAATCCATTTATTTTCCAGGGTGGGATTTGCCAGGGGTTATGGGGGCAGGGGCAGCTCAAACAATGATGAATGTTCATAGAATCCTACCAGGGAAAAAAGTCTTAATGATTGGATCAGGAAATGTAGGCGTTATTATATCCTATCAAATGATTCAAGGGGGCGCAGAAGTTGTTGGTATTCTAGAGGCCTCTTCTACATTAGGGGGATATGGGGTCCATACAGCTAAGGTGACTAGGGCTGGCGTACCTTTTTACAGACCCTATACCATTAAAAGGGCCATAGGAGAGGACTGTGTAGAAGGGGCAGAAATTGTACAAATAGACAGTCAATGGCAACCCGTTGAAGGGACAGAAGTTATTCTAGAAGTTGATTTAATATGTATGGCAACGGGTTTTAATCCTTTAACAGAGTTGGCTTGGATGAGTGGGTGCCAATTTACTTATATTCCAGAGTTAGGGGGACAAGTGCCAACGCATAATGATCGACTGGAAACAACTGTTAAGGGCATTTACATAGCAGGAGATATAAGTGGCATAGAAGAAGCAAGTACTGCAATGGAAGAGGGGAAACTTGCAGGGGTACACGCCGCCCATTCATTAGGGTATCTATCAAAAGAAAAAGAGAAAGTAGAAAGAAATAAAATATGGGAAAGACTTAATGACCTAAGAAGTGGTCCTATGGATATAAAAAGAAAAAATGGAAAAGAATTAATGTTTCTAAAGTATAATGAGGGGTGTATAAATGATTGA
- a CDS encoding 4Fe-4S ferredoxin yields the protein MIDDSNLKTKGFPTLEELKRLGTYPSDEAFMKGPIAVIECIEEIPCNPCEETCIKGAIKIGKPITNLPRLNTTKCSGCSFCISSCPGLAIYIKDYTYSEKEALIIFPYEFLPLPKVNEEVIAVDREGQSICKGSVIKVNNNKANDNTVLISMVYSKEYFHDIVAMKRL from the coding sequence ATGATTGATGATTCTAACCTTAAAACGAAAGGATTTCCTACATTAGAAGAGCTTAAAAGATTAGGCACTTACCCTTCTGATGAAGCATTTATGAAGGGGCCAATTGCAGTGATAGAGTGTATTGAAGAAATTCCATGTAATCCTTGTGAAGAAACCTGCATAAAAGGTGCTATAAAAATAGGTAAGCCAATAACAAATTTGCCAAGGCTTAATACAACAAAGTGTTCAGGATGTAGTTTTTGTATCTCTAGCTGTCCAGGGTTGGCTATTTATATCAAAGATTATACTTATTCTGAAAAGGAGGCTCTTATAATATTTCCATATGAGTTTTTACCATTGCCAAAAGTTAATGAAGAGGTAATAGCAGTGGATAGAGAAGGTCAGTCGATATGTAAAGGAAGCGTTATAAAAGTTAATAATAACAAGGCCAATGATAACACGGTTCTTATATCAATGGTTTATTCAAAAGAATATTTCCATGATATTGTCGCTATGAAAAGGTTATAA